A window from Acidimicrobiales bacterium encodes these proteins:
- the pyk gene encoding pyruvate kinase, with protein sequence MSRRTKIVATVGPASDAPAVLRGMIAAGMNVARVSLSHGSLDDALGRVRRIREAAASEGQIVGVLADLPGPKIRAAEFVAGGALLDDNHVITLVPAGPRDRSDGTRIAVDLPTLLEDLHVGDHVGLGDGGMQLVVEDVLADRATALVLRGGVAQGRPGVTLPPGRSALSAPTPEDLALLDGLVEHVDAVAVSFVRQAADIERARAAAPNSMLVAKIETQEAVDALDEIIAASDGVMVARGDLGIRCALEDVPHYQKRIIRTGVAYGRPVITATQMLESMIAAPTPTRAEVSDVANAVFDGTSALMLSAETAIGADPVNAVRTMALIAERAEREFDYVAWGRGLGRQQSAVADVMSAQARITASVSAAGWRAAIDADVAAIIACTNSGRTPRAISRFRPQMPIIAVTPSEETARRLTMAWGVQPLVGAQYATTDDIVWFAVEAAVQSGAVTRDDVVAVLAGSPADPDPATDTLRLVRVR encoded by the coding sequence ATGAGCCGTCGTACCAAGATCGTGGCCACCGTCGGGCCGGCGTCGGATGCGCCCGCCGTGCTGCGCGGGATGATCGCGGCGGGCATGAACGTGGCGCGGGTCTCGCTGTCGCACGGCTCGCTCGACGACGCACTCGGCCGCGTGCGCCGCATTCGCGAGGCCGCCGCCAGCGAAGGCCAGATCGTCGGCGTCCTCGCCGACCTTCCGGGACCCAAGATCCGCGCCGCCGAGTTCGTTGCGGGCGGTGCGCTGCTCGACGACAACCACGTCATCACCCTCGTTCCTGCCGGACCCAGGGACCGCAGCGACGGCACGCGCATCGCCGTCGACCTGCCGACGCTCCTGGAGGATCTCCACGTCGGCGATCACGTCGGACTGGGCGACGGCGGGATGCAGCTCGTGGTCGAGGACGTGCTCGCCGATCGAGCCACGGCCCTCGTCCTGCGCGGTGGCGTCGCCCAGGGCCGTCCGGGCGTGACGCTGCCACCCGGGCGTTCCGCGCTCTCCGCGCCGACTCCTGAGGACCTCGCGCTCCTCGACGGCCTGGTCGAACACGTCGATGCCGTCGCCGTCTCGTTCGTACGTCAGGCCGCCGACATCGAGCGGGCCCGCGCCGCGGCGCCGAACTCCATGCTCGTTGCCAAGATCGAAACCCAGGAGGCGGTCGACGCGCTGGACGAGATCATCGCGGCGTCCGACGGCGTCATGGTCGCGCGCGGCGACCTCGGTATACGGTGCGCGCTCGAGGACGTGCCGCATTACCAGAAGCGCATTATCCGCACCGGCGTCGCCTACGGGCGGCCGGTCATCACCGCGACGCAGATGCTCGAGTCGATGATCGCCGCGCCGACGCCGACGCGCGCCGAAGTGAGCGACGTGGCCAACGCGGTGTTCGACGGGACGAGTGCGTTGATGCTGTCGGCGGAGACGGCCATCGGCGCCGACCCCGTCAACGCCGTGCGCACGATGGCGCTGATCGCCGAGCGCGCCGAGCGAGAGTTCGACTACGTGGCGTGGGGGCGCGGGCTCGGTCGCCAGCAGAGCGCGGTCGCCGATGTCATGAGCGCGCAAGCGCGCATCACCGCGTCGGTGTCGGCCGCGGGATGGCGTGCCGCCATCGACGCCGACGTGGCGGCGATCATCGCCTGCACGAACAGCGGCCGGACACCGCGGGCGATCTCCCGGTTCCGCCCGCAGATGCCGATCATCGCGGTGACGCCGTCGGAAGAAACGGCGCGCCGCCTCACGATGGCCTGGGGAGTGCAGCCCCTGGTGGGCGCGCAATACGCGACCACCGACGACATCGTGTGGTTTGCGGTCGAGGCGGCGGTGCAGTCGGGCGCCGTCACGCGCGACGACGTCGTCGCCGTCCTCGCCGGTTCGCCCGCCGACCCCGATCCGGCGACTGACACGCTGCGGCTGGTGCGGGTGCGCTGA
- a CDS encoding aldo/keto reductase produces MEYRHLGRTGLRVSPLCLGTMNFGTQEGAQTSEADAHRIMDRALDLGINFFDTANMYGGGTTEEIIGRWFAQGGRRREKTVIATKVYGGRDPWPNTNRLSALHIRQACEDSLRRLQTDHIDLYQMHHVDRDTPWDEIWQAMDLLVAQGKVLYVGSSNFAGWHIAKANEAAHVRGSLGLVSEQSLYNLNARTVELEVLPACRDYGLGVIPWSPLGGGILGGALQKVTEGRRGAQRLQQQVEKHRPQLEAWEKLCADRGEQPADVALAWLLANPAVTAPIIGPRTLEQFDGALRALEITLDDAVLDELDRIFPGPGGAAPEAYAW; encoded by the coding sequence ATGGAATACCGACACCTCGGACGCACGGGCCTGCGCGTCAGCCCGCTGTGCCTCGGCACGATGAACTTCGGCACCCAAGAGGGCGCGCAGACGTCGGAGGCTGATGCGCATCGCATCATGGACCGAGCTCTGGACCTCGGCATCAACTTCTTCGACACCGCCAACATGTACGGCGGAGGCACGACCGAAGAGATCATCGGACGCTGGTTCGCGCAGGGCGGCCGTCGCCGCGAGAAGACGGTCATCGCCACCAAGGTGTACGGCGGGCGCGACCCGTGGCCCAACACCAATCGGCTCTCGGCGCTGCACATCCGCCAGGCGTGTGAGGACAGCCTGCGCCGCCTCCAGACCGACCACATCGACCTGTACCAGATGCATCACGTCGACCGCGACACGCCGTGGGACGAGATCTGGCAGGCGATGGACCTGCTCGTCGCCCAGGGCAAAGTGCTCTACGTCGGGTCGAGCAACTTCGCCGGCTGGCACATTGCCAAGGCGAACGAAGCGGCGCACGTGCGCGGCTCGCTCGGACTCGTTTCCGAACAGAGCCTGTACAACCTCAACGCCCGCACAGTCGAACTCGAAGTGCTACCGGCGTGTCGCGACTACGGCCTCGGTGTGATCCCGTGGAGCCCTCTCGGCGGCGGCATCCTCGGCGGTGCGCTCCAGAAGGTGACCGAGGGTCGCCGGGGTGCGCAGCGGTTGCAGCAGCAAGTCGAGAAGCACCGCCCGCAACTCGAAGCGTGGGAGAAGCTGTGCGCCGATCGGGGCGAGCAGCCCGCCGACGTCGCGCTCGCGTGGTTGCTGGCGAACCCGGCCGTCACGGCGCCGATCATCGGGCCGCGCACGCTCGAGCAATTCGACGGCGCGTTGCGTGCCCTCGAGATCACCCTCGACGACGCCGTGCTCGACGAGCTCGACCGCATCTTTCCCGGGCCCGGCGGCGCCGCCCCCGAGGCCTACGCCTGGTAG
- a CDS encoding DUF302 domain-containing protein, whose translation MKAIETTVDLTPAQAEEVVRAALGEQGFGVLTEIDVAATLKAKLGVERAPLKILGACNPNFAHRALELDPSVSLLLPCNVVIEVTDAGTRVAAVDPRELMDDPAFAEIAADAAARLAAAIDKVANAPRQ comes from the coding sequence ATGAAAGCCATCGAGACCACCGTCGACCTCACCCCCGCCCAAGCGGAGGAGGTCGTGCGCGCCGCGCTCGGGGAGCAGGGTTTCGGCGTCCTCACCGAGATCGACGTCGCGGCGACCCTCAAAGCCAAATTGGGCGTCGAGCGCGCGCCGTTGAAGATCCTCGGCGCCTGCAACCCCAATTTCGCTCACCGCGCGCTCGAACTCGACCCGTCGGTCAGCCTGCTGCTGCCCTGCAACGTAGTCATCGAGGTCACCGACGCGGGTACACGCGTCGCCGCCGTCGACCCACGCGAACTTATGGACGATCCGGCGTTCGCGGAGATCGCGGCCGATGCCGCCGCCCGGCTCGCGGCCGCGATCGACAAAGTGGCCAACGCTCCTCGGCAGTAG
- a CDS encoding DUF1360 domain-containing protein: protein MAHAVSSITRAYEKTAPDERPLGGYLTLFGVYSSAVVAAVAFIRSFRRPQAVTAADIALGAAATYRLSRLITKDTVTAFVRAPFTEFGEAIGEGEVNENARGTGLQHAIGELLTCPFCVSQWVATAYVAGLTIAPRFTRAAASVLAVVAGADALEFGYAGLRRLDQRA, encoded by the coding sequence ATGGCTCACGCCGTCTCGTCGATAACCCGGGCCTACGAGAAGACCGCGCCGGACGAACGTCCGCTCGGTGGCTACCTCACGTTGTTCGGCGTCTACTCGTCTGCGGTTGTAGCCGCGGTTGCGTTCATCCGCAGCTTTCGCCGGCCCCAAGCGGTCACTGCGGCCGACATCGCGCTGGGTGCGGCTGCCACCTATCGGTTGAGCCGCCTCATCACCAAGGACACCGTCACTGCGTTCGTGCGCGCCCCCTTCACCGAGTTCGGGGAAGCGATCGGCGAAGGCGAAGTGAACGAGAACGCGCGGGGTACCGGCCTCCAGCACGCGATCGGCGAGTTGCTGACCTGCCCGTTCTGCGTGTCGCAGTGGGTGGCGACGGCGTACGTCGCCGGCCTCACGATCGCGCCGCGCTTCACGCGCGCCGCCGCGTCGGTCCTGGCCGTTGTCGCGGGCGCCGATGCGCTCGAGTTCGGGTACGCCGGACTGCGCCGTCTGGACCAGCGAGCCTGA
- a CDS encoding amidase, translated as MDDVVWMDATAQAELVRAGEVSPVELVQSAIDRIERVDRELHSIIHRRFEKALDEARSPQLPDGPFRGVPFVVKDLYAPTAGDPMHNGMQALKDVGYVAPADNWLTARYRAAGFVFVGRTNTPELGLVPTTEPAAHGPTRNPWSREHTAGGSSGGSAAAVAAGLVPAGHASDGGGSIRIPASMCGLVGLKVSRGRITAGPDRDESGLSVNHVVTRSVRDCAAILDATYGPGPGDAAIAPPPRRPYVEEVGAEPGRLRIGLLAANPGGELHPDCEAAVRAAGKLLESLGHHVAEEHPPILDTARELSGSFGARWCVNARMGVLGAGELIGRELSEADVEPVTWAMASVGAQVSGVDLARGLAASARLTRALGLWWAEGWDLLVTPTLGTPPPRLGELIGTPEDPMRGVVRTAAVVPFTTHFNVSGQPAISLPLSWNAEGLPIGVQLVADYGREDLLLRIAAQLEAAQPWSDRRPPLGR; from the coding sequence GTGGACGACGTCGTATGGATGGACGCCACGGCCCAGGCCGAGTTGGTGCGCGCCGGTGAGGTGTCGCCGGTCGAGCTGGTGCAGAGTGCCATCGACCGCATCGAGCGCGTCGACCGCGAGTTGCACTCGATCATTCACCGCCGCTTCGAAAAGGCGCTCGACGAAGCCCGCTCGCCACAGTTGCCCGACGGACCGTTCCGCGGCGTGCCCTTCGTGGTCAAGGACCTCTACGCGCCGACCGCCGGCGACCCGATGCACAACGGCATGCAAGCGCTCAAGGATGTGGGATACGTCGCGCCGGCAGACAACTGGCTGACGGCCCGCTACCGCGCCGCGGGGTTCGTCTTCGTCGGGCGGACGAATACCCCCGAGTTGGGACTGGTGCCGACGACCGAGCCCGCGGCGCACGGGCCCACGCGCAATCCGTGGTCTCGCGAACACACTGCCGGTGGGTCCAGCGGCGGCAGCGCCGCCGCGGTCGCGGCCGGCCTCGTTCCGGCGGGCCACGCCAGCGACGGCGGAGGGTCGATCCGGATCCCCGCCAGCATGTGCGGACTCGTCGGGCTCAAGGTGTCGCGTGGCCGTATCACTGCCGGGCCCGACCGCGACGAGAGCGGCCTGAGCGTCAACCACGTCGTGACGCGGTCCGTGCGCGACTGTGCCGCCATCCTCGACGCCACGTATGGGCCGGGCCCGGGTGACGCCGCGATCGCGCCGCCGCCGCGACGCCCGTACGTGGAAGAAGTCGGCGCGGAGCCCGGTCGGCTGCGCATCGGGCTGCTCGCCGCCAATCCCGGCGGCGAGCTTCATCCCGACTGCGAGGCAGCGGTGCGCGCTGCGGGGAAGCTGCTCGAGTCGCTCGGCCATCACGTGGCCGAGGAGCACCCGCCGATTCTCGACACTGCCCGCGAGCTCAGCGGATCATTCGGCGCGCGCTGGTGCGTCAACGCCCGCATGGGCGTCCTCGGTGCTGGCGAGTTGATCGGGCGGGAGTTGTCCGAAGCCGACGTCGAGCCGGTCACCTGGGCCATGGCCTCGGTCGGTGCGCAGGTCAGCGGCGTCGACCTCGCCCGCGGCCTCGCCGCCAGCGCCCGCCTGACGCGCGCCCTCGGACTCTGGTGGGCCGAGGGGTGGGATCTGTTGGTCACGCCGACGCTCGGCACGCCACCGCCGCGGCTCGGCGAACTAATCGGCACGCCCGAGGATCCGATGCGCGGCGTCGTCCGCACCGCCGCGGTCGTGCCCTTCACGACGCACTTCAACGTAAGCGGTCAGCCGGCGATCTCATTGCCGCTGTCATGGAACGCCGAGGGCTTGCCGATCGGCGTGCAACTCGTCGCCGACTACGGCCGGGAGGATCTGCTGCTGCGCATCGCCGCGCAACTCGAGGCGGCGCAGCCGTGGAGCGATCGGCGTCCGCCGCTAGGCCGCTGA
- a CDS encoding MMPL family transporter, with translation MILAWLVVTLAAAPLALTLNGALSGAGWEAQGSTAQRVRDELRRDFPALGAENPVVVYHQTSPIASNPAGLRALVTALRAAPKAAGVADPLTLPPAAGLVSRDGRTAIVPVAQAVTSDAQRPEAAGELGRYVAHLTFPAGAQAKVTGEWPVWSDFNHINEQALHKAELLSGLPSLVLLFVAFGMLIAAGIPLVLAVAGIAVGFASLHLLTAVTPLSVWSMNFSMMIGLAVGIDYSLFIVSRYREERLEGKEAVTAIQNTLATAGKAVFLSALTVVLSLAAVFLVPVMVFRSMALGMILSVVAVALASLTLLPAVLVALGDRVLVPKNEADPDVTAESRWKRWTSLSLRRPGTVLAVGAVLLGGLIAPAFGMHLGMPGAGVVDRGHTSRDGFDMLVAAFGPGAAAPVFITTPATDATQVVTVAQRASGVVDARVVSAPANTGRTVVRVIGSTSVDNSRTAALVDTLRAELRAAVPQARVGGPAAQNRDLTAVLTDRAPYAIGLILIVAFVLLLVVFRSAVIAATSVLMNVATVGAAFGFATLVFQHGFGAGVLGIDHQPFIDAWAPLFFFALLFGLSMDYQLFLLAAIRERYEATGDTRTAISEGIARTGRPITNAALVMIVVFIAFGVTGPIPPTELGITLAMAVLLDATIVRVLLVPATMALIGERNWYLPRWLDRALPHVHFNH, from the coding sequence GTGATCCTCGCCTGGTTGGTGGTGACGCTCGCGGCGGCGCCGCTGGCGCTCACGTTGAACGGCGCGCTATCGGGTGCGGGGTGGGAGGCACAGGGTTCGACGGCGCAGCGAGTCCGCGACGAGCTGCGCCGCGACTTTCCCGCGCTGGGCGCCGAGAACCCCGTGGTCGTCTACCACCAGACGTCGCCCATCGCGTCCAATCCCGCCGGGCTGCGGGCGCTGGTGACCGCGCTGCGCGCCGCGCCGAAGGCGGCCGGGGTGGCGGACCCGCTCACGCTGCCGCCCGCCGCGGGACTCGTGTCGCGTGACGGCCGCACGGCGATCGTGCCGGTCGCGCAAGCCGTCACCTCGGACGCGCAACGACCTGAAGCCGCGGGCGAACTCGGTCGGTACGTCGCCCACCTCACCTTCCCGGCTGGCGCGCAGGCGAAAGTGACGGGGGAGTGGCCCGTGTGGAGCGACTTCAATCACATCAACGAGCAAGCGCTGCACAAGGCCGAACTTCTCTCCGGCCTCCCGAGCCTCGTGCTGCTGTTCGTCGCGTTCGGCATGCTCATCGCCGCTGGCATCCCGCTCGTGCTTGCCGTCGCCGGCATCGCCGTTGGTTTCGCCAGCCTCCACTTGCTCACGGCGGTGACGCCGCTGTCGGTGTGGTCGATGAACTTCTCGATGATGATCGGCCTCGCAGTTGGCATCGACTACAGCCTCTTCATCGTCAGTCGCTACCGCGAGGAACGCCTGGAAGGCAAAGAGGCGGTGACCGCGATCCAGAACACGCTGGCGACCGCAGGCAAAGCCGTGTTCCTCTCGGCGCTGACGGTCGTGCTGTCGCTCGCCGCCGTGTTCCTCGTGCCCGTCATGGTGTTCCGGTCGATGGCTCTCGGCATGATTCTGTCGGTCGTCGCCGTCGCGCTGGCGTCGCTCACACTGCTGCCCGCGGTCTTGGTCGCGCTCGGTGACCGCGTCCTCGTGCCCAAGAACGAGGCCGACCCTGACGTCACCGCTGAGTCCCGCTGGAAGCGCTGGACCAGCCTGTCGCTGCGCCGGCCCGGAACCGTGCTCGCCGTCGGCGCCGTCCTGCTCGGCGGTCTTATCGCTCCCGCATTCGGGATGCACCTCGGGATGCCGGGCGCGGGCGTGGTCGACCGCGGCCACACGAGTCGTGACGGCTTCGACATGCTCGTGGCGGCCTTTGGTCCAGGCGCGGCCGCGCCCGTGTTCATCACCACCCCGGCGACCGACGCGACACAGGTCGTCACCGTCGCGCAACGCGCCAGCGGTGTCGTCGACGCGCGCGTCGTAAGCGCTCCGGCCAATACCGGCCGCACCGTTGTGCGCGTGATCGGTTCGACGTCGGTGGACAACTCCCGCACCGCCGCGCTCGTCGACACCCTGCGCGCCGAGCTGCGCGCCGCGGTGCCCCAGGCCCGCGTCGGCGGCCCGGCGGCCCAGAACCGCGACCTCACCGCGGTGCTGACCGACCGCGCCCCGTACGCCATCGGCCTCATCCTCATCGTGGCGTTCGTGTTGCTGCTGGTCGTGTTCCGTAGCGCGGTGATCGCGGCTACTTCGGTGCTCATGAACGTGGCCACGGTGGGTGCGGCGTTCGGCTTCGCCACGCTCGTGTTCCAGCACGGCTTCGGCGCCGGCGTGCTCGGTATCGATCACCAGCCCTTCATCGACGCTTGGGCGCCACTGTTCTTCTTCGCCCTCCTCTTCGGCCTGTCGATGGACTACCAGCTGTTCCTGCTCGCCGCGATCCGCGAGCGCTATGAAGCCACGGGGGACACGCGCACCGCCATCTCCGAAGGCATCGCGCGCACCGGCCGGCCGATCACGAACGCCGCGCTCGTCATGATCGTCGTGTTCATCGCCTTCGGTGTCACGGGGCCGATCCCGCCGACAGAACTCGGCATCACCCTCGCCATGGCGGTGCTGCTCGACGCCACCATTGTCCGGGTCCTCCTGGTCCCTGCCACCATGGCGCTCATCGGTGAGCGCAACTGGTACCTGCCGCGTTGGCTCGACCGCGCCCTGCCCCACGTCCACTTCAACCACTAA
- a CDS encoding globin family protein, whose product MTPEQIRLVQDSFANVVPIADTAANLFYGRLFELDPSVRAMFTGDLDEQGKKLMRMIGIAVNNLNNLGSIVRAVETMGARHAGYGVKDEHYDTVAEALLWTLAQAFRDKFTPELEGAWTAAYGILAETMKAAAKGQAA is encoded by the coding sequence GTGACCCCGGAACAAATCCGACTCGTCCAAGACTCGTTCGCCAACGTGGTCCCGATCGCGGACACCGCAGCCAACCTGTTCTACGGCAGGTTGTTCGAACTCGACCCGTCGGTGCGGGCGATGTTCACCGGCGACCTCGACGAGCAGGGCAAGAAGCTCATGCGGATGATCGGCATCGCCGTCAACAACCTCAACAACCTCGGGTCTATCGTGCGCGCCGTCGAGACGATGGGCGCGCGCCACGCTGGCTACGGCGTCAAAGACGAGCACTACGACACCGTTGCCGAAGCGCTGCTGTGGACGCTCGCGCAGGCCTTCCGCGACAAGTTCACGCCCGAACTCGAAGGCGCGTGGACCGCGGCTTACGGAATCCTCGCCGAGACGATGAAGGCTGCCGCCAAGGGCCAAGCCGCCTGA